TTAACAGAACAAGACAATGCAGAAACAATTTCACAAAAACTTTTAGACTTTTTCAAAAAAAAATTCCCGGAGGCAAACACATCTTTTCATATTGCAGGATATAGAAAGAAGGACAAAATAAGTGTTCCATATGTATATCACTGCAATATCAAGCGCAACGAACTAAAACGGCTTAACATTTCCGCCGACCAAAAAACAGTGCTTTACGGCACAAGCTGGGGAGGAGAAGGAGACGTTATTTCAGAAATACTTCAACCCGCATGGATGAAAATAGCCGACGGATCCCTTAAGCAAATATCCAAGCCTCCTATCATCTGGGATGCAATGCCACTGCAAGATGCAATTGATTTTTCAATATTTGCAGTAAAAACAACAATTGACACAATTCGTTTCCAAGCACGACCAAAAACTGTCGGCGGCCCAATAGACGTACTGATTCTCACCCCTGAAGGAACGCAGTGGATAAAGAAAAAAGAACTACACGGTTAAAACTTACTACAAACTGTGTCCAGATACGATGCACAGTAAATCGATAATGGAGGATGTAAATGAGTGGAACAATCTTAGTAGGTGCGCAATGGGGCGACGAAGGTAAAGGAAAAATTATTGATTACCTTGCACAAAATGTAGACATCGTTGTACGCTTTAACGGCGGAGGAAACGCAGGACACACGATACTGTACAAAGGAAAAGAAATGAAAATGCACTACATCCCTTCCGGAGTATTTAATAAAAAGCAGTGCATACTTGGAAACGGTGTTGTAATA
The nucleotide sequence above comes from Caldisericota bacterium. Encoded proteins:
- a CDS encoding adenylosuccinate synthetase — translated: MSGTILVGAQWGDEGKGKIIDYLAQNVDIVVRFNGGGNAGHTILYKGKEMKMHYIPSGVFNKKQCILGNGVVINPEELLKEIATIKKIGIKPLLQISKRAQVILSHHIEFDRANGKKIGTTGKGIG